The DNA segment AGCACCAGTGTATCCTATTCTGATATTGGTGGCCTTGAAGCGCGCTGATTCTGCTGCCAAGCGCATATCACAGGCCATGGCGAGAGTGAAACCACCACCACTGGCCGCACCACGAATGGCAGCAATAAGCGGCTGCGGTGCCTGGCGCATCCTGATAACAATATCGTTCAAGGCTCGCTCTATCATGTGACCGAAGGTTATAGGCCCCTTGGGCATATTCGACTCTTGATCAACGCTGGCCGTGCCACCGGTCAGCGCCGATAGATCCATTCCGGCACAGAATGCCCGGCCCGCACCCCGAACTATGACCACACGAGCCTCAAGGCGCTCCTCCAGGCTACCAAAGAAACGACGCAGTTCCTGTACCATCTCGAAGGAAAGGGCATTCAGGCGATCAGGACGATTAAGAGTCAGCCAGCCCACTCCATCGCGACACTCGAATTCCAGAGTACTATAGTTCACCTCATGCTCCTTTCTATTTGGTTTCTATTTCACTTCGGGGCTATCTAATCACAATGTGCCCTTATCTTCTGACTTTCTGACTGCTTACAGGGCAGCATTCACAACGATTTATAATGCCCCGCCCACGGTGGCCCCGTCAAGGTCTGCATCGAGTATTCTCCTTATGCCGTTAGCATAACCCGCCAAACGTATTTCCCTTAGCTGATCCTTCAAGGCATAATGCGAGGCACCGGCTATTAGCGACATCCCAGGCCTACTCTGCATACCAGCCAGATGGAGCGGACACAGTTCAAAGGAGAATTATGGTGACTCAGGTCGGTAGCATGATGAGTAACCCAGGCCGGATATCCCATGCGATTTCCGTGCGCCATCACCATAAGAGCCCGCTACGAGAGCATATCAGCATCATACGGGCTCACGTTGCAAAATAACCATGCACGCCCGTTCATTCCTGCCGCCGTGATTTTCGCCAACCGACCTTCGGTTACGACCCTCGTGAGCATTACGCAGCATAGTGCTTTGTACCCGTGGGATGCAATACGGGCAAGCCCGTAATCTGTGCGAAAACACGCCCGTAGTCTTGGTACGGCACATGCATGCAATTTCGGAAAGGCTTGTGCGTGTAACACATGCAGCACCAAAAGATACAGAGAGTGACACCGAATCTCAGAGGCAATTTGCTGCTGGGCCACAGTACTCAGTCGTC comes from the Chloroflexota bacterium genome and includes:
- a CDS encoding enoyl-CoA hydratase/isomerase family protein, which translates into the protein MNYSTLEFECRDGVGWLTLNRPDRLNALSFEMVQELRRFFGSLEERLEARVVIVRGAGRAFCAGMDLSALTGGTASVDQESNMPKGPITFGHMIERALNDIVIRMRQAPQPLIAAIRGAASGGGFTLAMACDMRLAAESARFKATNIRIGYTGADLGSSYFLPRLIGLSRAAEYMYTGRTMDATTAERIGFVSRSVPDDQLDQVALDLAKEMLNATPLALRMTKELLNINVDAPSLMAATKLEAGDMLLCGMTEDTQEAITAAYFEKRAPVYHDR